GATCACCGTGCCGCTCTACATCGAGCAGACGAGCCCGACGACCAGCATCTCCGGCGTGGGCCTCTACTCGGTCGGCTCGGCCGTCACACGCACCGGCGGGTCGGCGACCCTCACCGGGGCCGCGCGCTTCGACGCGAACTTCGACGACGCGGGCTTCAGCTCCGTGAGCTTCACGCCCACCAGTGCGCTGCTGAAGGTGCAGCGCGACGAGGTCGGCGGCCTGAGCAATGCGTCGGGCAAACTGCAGTTCGGGACGCTCAGCCTCCTCCTGAGCAATGTGGGCACGTCCACCTTCACGCTCTCGGACAACGACCTCGACGCCGACGACACGCTCGACGGTAACATCGACCCGTTAGACGTTTTGATCAGCAACTCGGCGTTCAGCGTCACCGCGGTCGTGCCGGAACCGGCGGTGCTTTCGTTCACGCTGCTTGCGGTACCCGCGCTACTACGGCGCCGCCGTGGACAGTGAGGCCCCCATGCACCGGCCATCGCCGCGCGCCTACCTTGACGCCGGTAATGAGCGTCACGAGGCTTGACTGTTGGCTTCTGCTTTACCTTAAAATCGCCTTCAATCGGCTCCAGAACGACGTGACGTCCATCACGCCGCTCTGGCGCTGCGCTTGATCGCCTGACGTGCGGTCGGAATGACGACATGCCTACCACGATTGAAATGAACAGCAAGTTGACGGCCGGGGCTCACCTCGAGTGGTGGTTAGAGGCACGGTTCGGCATGAGCCTTCACTGGGGGCTGTACTCCATTCCCGGCCGCGGTGAGTGGATCCGTTCCGGCGAGCGACTGTCGGTGGAACAGTACCAACCCTACTTCGACGCATTCGCGCCCGACCCCGGCTGCTGTCGGGAGTGGGCTCGCCTCGCGCGCGAGGCTGGGGCGAAGTACGTCGTACTGACGGCCAAGCACCACGACGGCTTCTGCTTGTGGGACAGCAAGCTGACGTCCTACACCTCCATGAACACGCCAGCCGGCCGGGATCTTATTCGCGAGTACGTCGATGCGCTTCGAGCCGTGGGGCTGCGCGTCGGCTTGTACTACTCGTTGGTCGACTGGCATCATCCGGACTACGGCCTCGTCTATGGCGACCGACAACACCCATTGCGGCACGATTCCCAGCAGCGCGAGCTGGACGCGAAGCGCGACTGGTCACACTACGTTCGCTACCTGCACGGGCAGGTCGAAGAGCTGATGACCCACTACGGCACGATCGACGTGCTGTTCTTCGACTTCAGCTACTGGGACTTCGCCGGCGAGCAGTGGGGGGCAGGCGACCTGATGCGCACGGTGCGCCGGCTACAGCCCAACATTGTCGTGAACGATCGGCTGGGTGGTGAAGAGATCAAGGCCGCGACGCCGGCGGCATGGGTGGGGGATTTCGACCACGCCGAGCAGAACATCCCACGCGAGCCCGTCGTGGATGCCCGTGGCTGTAGGGTTCCGTGGGAGGCATGGCTCACGCTGACCAACAGCTGGTGTCACAGCGAAGGTCCTTCCGACTACAAGTCGGCTGCGACCGTGGTGCGGTCGCTCGTGAACTCCGTGAGCAAGGGTGGGAATATGTGTCTGAACGTCGCGCCGGACGCGAAGGGACACTTGGCGAAGGAAACCGTGGCGATCCTGCAGCAGGTCGGCAAGTGGATGCGAAGCAACGGCGAGAGCATCTACGGTTGCGGACCAACCGCGCTGTCGAAGCCGGACTGGGGACGGTTCACGCTGTCGAACGACGGGCGGCACCTTTATGCCCACCTGCTCGAACAACAGATTGGGCACGTTTCGCTGGCGGGGCTGCGTGGCTGGGTTGAACGGCCGCTCGTGCTGGCGACGGGGAAGCCGGCATTGCTGGGTAACTATTGGAATCCCGGCGTGCAGACGTTCGACTCGCCCGATGACGTGTTCCTGAATACCGCTGCCCCCATGCAGGCCACTTGGCCGCTGCCGGACGAGACCGACACGGTCATCCGTTTTGACGTGGTGCGCGATCCGGAGCGCCGTCAGCAGATCGTTCAGGAGATGCAGGCCGAATTCGACCGTGCAATGCGGCGCGTGCCGTTCGAATGAACGGGACAACGAGCGGCTACGTCGTCGCTCGAACGGCACGCGGTTGGATCATTGTGCGCAGTCGATCACGATCGTCTGTCCGGCGGAAGTCGGGATGCGCGCCACACTTTGCTCGCTGCGCAACGGCTCGTCGCCGATTCGGCACTGGCCGAGACCGGCCGTCGCCAACACTAATTCTTGGCCTTGGACGCTCCTGATCCGTACCTGCGTGATGGCAGCCTCGCGCACGGTGACGCCGCAGAGGAACGCGCCTTCGGTCAGCAAGCCGTCAAACTCCAGTTCGCGCCAGCCCTTCGGCAACCCGGCCGGCAGGAGGTGGATGACTGGCTCGCCGGTGGACCAGCGGCATTGAACCAGCAGTTCGCAGACGGCGGTCACCAACGACATCGCCGCTTCCATCTGCATGATCTCGTAGTTCGTCGACGGATCGCGGCGGAAATTGCGCTGCCCGAACCCACCATCGCTGAACGCGCTGGTGCCGGCGAAGTCGCCGTTGTGCAACGTGCCGTAACCCTCGTTGCAGAACGCGTACGCCCACCACTTCAGCCACAGGATCGCCGGGGTCGCCAGCCCCATTCGGGCATAAATAATGCTCGCCCATGGCACGCACCATCCGGTCCACTCACCAGCGCCAATCCACGTCCAGTGACCGATCGTATTTGCAACCGCGCGGTTGTGACGCTCGTCGAATGGGTCGATAGTGCAGAACGGCCACAGGCCCGCGAGGTGCGCGTGGTGTCGATGGCTCTTGGTCAGGTCGTGCCCGTCCCACAGCGTGATGCGGCGTTGGTCGGCCCGGTGCGGGTCAGGCATGCTGGCGTAAGGCGGCAACCGATCGAGGACCGCTTGCCACCGCGGATCCAGGTCGCGTCCGAGCACGCGCGCTGCACGTTGCAGCAGCTGTGCGGTCATGTGCGCCGCGGCCATCTGGAAGCTCGAGTCACGACCCCACTGGCCGGCCATCGTGTGGTCGCGGTGATATTCGGGACTGACGCTGACCGGCAACGTCAGCGAGCCGTCCGGCTTCTGTTCAAACATCACCCAAAAGCCTTCGAACGCGCCCACCATCAGCGGCCAGGCGATATCGCGCAGCACCTTCTCGTCCATCGTATGGCGATAGTGCAGCCACGCCATCTGCGCAATCCACGCCGTGCAGGCGTGGTCGATCGTGCCTGCCCAGAACGTCCCGATGACGTTGCAACGGTCGTCAACGGCGTGCGGCAGCAGCATCGCGCCATCGCGCTCAAAGAAGCGCTCGCCATATTCGCGCAGTTTGGGAAACCACGATGTCACCATCGACCAGAGTGGCCCCATGTGCTCGGGTCGGTTGCTCGGCAGGCACGCGCTGTACACGAGCTGCACATTGATGTTGAAGTGGTAGTCGTTGCTCCACGGCGGGATCTGGTAATCCTCCATGAAGCAACCCTGCAGCGTCGCCGCCTCTGCGTGGGGCGGATTCAGACCAGCCTGTTTGTACAGCCCGAGGTCGAGGTAGCGCTGCAGTTCCACATCGGGAATCTGGATCTGCGGCACGGCCTTCCAATAACTTGACCACCACGCCTCGGCGTCGCGTCGCACGGCGGCGACGTCCGCTTCCTGCACGCGGGCCTGAACGATCGCCCGCGCATCGGCGCCGAGCGCGCTGCCCAGCAGTAACGACCCCTTCGTTCGCTTCCAAGCGACAGCCAGCGGTTCATCGTCCGGCAGGCATTGGATGAACCCGCCACTGTACTTCTCGTTCCATTTTTCAGGACGTGGCATGCCTCGATCCTCCAGCCGTTCTCGGGTGGTTTCGAAGGCTGGAGTGAGGGTGACGACCGCTCCATCGAGCAGCCCGGCCGTGTCGGACTTGAGCCACGCGATTTCGTCGGTCGGGTGCAGGCCGATGCGAAGGCGCTGAGTCTCATGCCCGCTTCGCAGTTCGAGCGATACCTCGGCCGTCGTCACGTCAAGGGACGCGCGCAGGGGTTTGAAGCCATTTGCAAACGTGATCTCCAGTCGGCCACCGCCGTACTGGCATGGGCGGTCGGGCGACGCTTTTGGCTGATCACGACCGAACAGGCGATCGAGCCCTGCGGCGTCGTCCGTCTGCAGCAGCGACTTCACCTCTGCGAACGTCGCGCGGTCCAGTACCGGATTGGCTCCGCGATGGTCCC
Above is a window of Tepidisphaeraceae bacterium DNA encoding:
- a CDS encoding alpha-L-fucosidase; this translates as MPTTIEMNSKLTAGAHLEWWLEARFGMSLHWGLYSIPGRGEWIRSGERLSVEQYQPYFDAFAPDPGCCREWARLAREAGAKYVVLTAKHHDGFCLWDSKLTSYTSMNTPAGRDLIREYVDALRAVGLRVGLYYSLVDWHHPDYGLVYGDRQHPLRHDSQQRELDAKRDWSHYVRYLHGQVEELMTHYGTIDVLFFDFSYWDFAGEQWGAGDLMRTVRRLQPNIVVNDRLGGEEIKAATPAAWVGDFDHAEQNIPREPVVDARGCRVPWEAWLTLTNSWCHSEGPSDYKSAATVVRSLVNSVSKGGNMCLNVAPDAKGHLAKETVAILQQVGKWMRSNGESIYGCGPTALSKPDWGRFTLSNDGRHLYAHLLEQQIGHVSLAGLRGWVERPLVLATGKPALLGNYWNPGVQTFDSPDDVFLNTAAPMQATWPLPDETDTVIRFDVVRDPERRQQIVQEMQAEFDRAMRRVPFE